From Chryseobacterium sp. H1D6B, a single genomic window includes:
- a CDS encoding phosphatidylserine decarboxylase family protein translates to MKLHKESKGTIIVATLLFIIIGALAIYFLKLWSLLIIMPLLVIYSLVFWFFRVPNRDILDHKENVIAPVDGKVVMIKEVEETEFLKEKAIQVSIFMSPLNVHICRYPVSGNVIYKKYHPGKYLVAWHEKSSTENERTTVAVESLTNHKVVFRQIAGYVARRIVFYCNEGDTAKAGHEFGFIKFGSRMDVFLPLDTEIVCKIGDITKGGLDVIARMKE, encoded by the coding sequence ATGAAACTACATAAAGAATCGAAAGGAACGATTATCGTAGCAACTTTACTTTTTATAATAATTGGTGCTTTAGCAATTTATTTTCTTAAACTCTGGTCTCTTTTGATCATTATGCCTTTACTGGTGATCTACAGTTTGGTATTTTGGTTTTTCAGAGTTCCGAATCGGGATATTTTAGATCATAAAGAAAATGTGATTGCTCCTGTTGATGGAAAAGTAGTAATGATAAAAGAAGTAGAAGAAACTGAATTCTTGAAAGAAAAAGCAATTCAGGTTTCAATTTTTATGTCTCCGCTGAATGTGCATATCTGCAGATATCCTGTTTCTGGAAATGTAATTTATAAAAAATACCATCCAGGAAAATATCTGGTAGCATGGCATGAGAAATCATCTACTGAAAATGAAAGAACCACAGTTGCTGTGGAGAGCTTAACCAACCATAAAGTGGTTTTCAGACAGATCGCAGGGTATGTTGCAAGAAGAATTGTTTTCTATTGTAATGAAGGAGATACTGCCAAAGCAGGTCATGAATTTGGTTTTATTAAGTTCGGCTCAAGAATGGATGTTTTCCTTCCTTTAGATACTGAAATTGTCTGTAAGATCGGAGACATAACAAAAGGAGGACTAGATGTTATCGCAAGAATGAAAGAATAA
- a CDS encoding DUF4293 family protein, with amino-acid sequence MLQRIQTIWVFLAVLAAVFLFITGQDVAIISNIPVINIACIVLVLVGLLSLFNYKNRKRQILLNNISIFINALLIGVLAYWLLNLSGGIQFPEKGIEPVFPLIAIVCLLIANVYIRRDERLVKSVDRLR; translated from the coding sequence ATGCTACAAAGAATACAGACTATATGGGTTTTTCTGGCAGTTTTAGCTGCTGTTTTCCTTTTTATAACGGGACAAGATGTTGCTATTATCAGTAATATACCTGTTATCAATATTGCCTGCATAGTATTAGTTTTAGTTGGATTACTAAGTTTATTCAACTACAAAAACAGAAAAAGACAAATTTTGCTGAATAACATCAGCATTTTTATAAACGCTTTGTTGATTGGTGTATTGGCGTACTGGTTACTAAACTTATCCGGAGGAATTCAATTTCCTGAGAAGGGTATTGAGCCGGTTTTCCCATTGATTGCAATTGTATGTCTGCTTATAGCAAATGTATATATCCGCAGAGATGAGAGGCTCGTAAAATCTGTAGACAGACTTCGATAA
- a CDS encoding DUF1801 domain-containing protein has translation MNPIQEYFYRIEEPERSTLLFLRKKILESDTDNITETLSFGLPFFKYKKKMLCYFYYSKKHKKHYVSFYYGDRLHHPELIQEGRKKFKILLINMKEDLPVELILSLINEVKQYIKA, from the coding sequence ATGAACCCAATACAAGAGTATTTCTATAGGATTGAAGAACCCGAAAGAAGTACTCTTTTATTTTTAAGAAAAAAAATCTTAGAATCTGACACCGACAATATTACAGAAACCCTGAGTTTTGGTCTTCCCTTTTTTAAATATAAAAAGAAAATGCTGTGTTATTTTTACTACAGCAAAAAACACAAGAAACATTATGTAAGTTTCTATTACGGTGACAGATTACATCATCCGGAGCTTATCCAGGAAGGCAGGAAGAAATTTAAAATCCTTTTGATCAACATGAAAGAAGATCTTCCTGTAGAGCTTATTTTAAGCTTGATTAATGAGGTTAAACAATATATCAAAGCCTAG
- a CDS encoding endonuclease/exonuclease/phosphatase family protein, which produces MRKFLSFFAVIFSIMAFAQQGKLRKVAAVGFLNVENLWDTIRSADYIDGTKNISNPAFHRSIPLDSVKFLENEKYDGQWSDGLLKGKKVVRYQGGSEEFTPKSPKNYNTKIYQAKLANEAKVISELGAQYTKTAPAVVGLIEVENRQVIQDLIKQPALAKYDYGIIHYNSYDYRGIDVALIYQKRRFTVTNSLKKELKIFGENGKREYTRDILVVTGFLDNEKVAFFMNHWPSRRGGEAISLPKRNAAAALLKQQMDSVRTADPSTKLFAMGDFNDDPVSSSLKNYLKAAPSPKDLSDATPYLNLMYPLYKKGVASLAYQDAPNLFDQIIVSKNLVSDQVTKEYSVFKAEIYAPPYLVNKEGNYKGYPFRSWNGDQFTGGYSDHFPAFVILQKEP; this is translated from the coding sequence ATGAGAAAATTTTTAAGTTTTTTTGCCGTTATCTTTTCAATAATGGCTTTCGCACAACAAGGAAAACTGAGAAAAGTTGCTGCGGTAGGGTTTTTAAATGTAGAAAACCTTTGGGACACTATACGCTCTGCTGATTATATAGATGGTACTAAAAACATAAGCAACCCTGCTTTTCACAGAAGCATCCCTTTAGACTCTGTAAAATTTTTAGAGAATGAAAAATATGACGGACAATGGAGTGACGGCTTATTAAAAGGAAAAAAAGTAGTAAGATATCAAGGAGGATCTGAAGAATTTACACCTAAAAGTCCAAAAAATTACAATACAAAGATCTATCAAGCAAAACTTGCAAATGAGGCTAAAGTAATTTCTGAACTTGGTGCTCAGTATACAAAAACAGCTCCTGCTGTCGTAGGATTGATAGAAGTAGAAAACAGACAGGTGATTCAAGATCTTATTAAGCAGCCCGCGCTAGCAAAATATGATTACGGAATTATCCATTACAATTCCTACGATTACAGAGGAATAGACGTTGCTTTAATTTATCAAAAAAGAAGATTCACAGTAACAAATTCTCTAAAAAAAGAACTGAAAATTTTCGGCGAGAACGGAAAGAGAGAATATACTAGAGATATTTTAGTAGTTACAGGTTTCTTGGATAATGAAAAAGTAGCATTCTTTATGAATCACTGGCCTTCAAGAAGAGGTGGTGAAGCCATTTCATTACCAAAAAGAAATGCAGCGGCGGCCTTATTAAAGCAGCAGATGGACAGCGTAAGAACAGCTGATCCTTCTACAAAACTGTTTGCAATGGGTGATTTTAATGATGATCCTGTAAGCTCAAGTTTAAAAAATTATCTTAAAGCAGCACCGAGCCCTAAAGATCTAAGCGATGCAACACCTTATCTTAATCTGATGTATCCTTTATACAAAAAAGGGGTAGCTTCTTTAGCTTATCAAGATGCGCCGAATTTATTTGACCAGATCATCGTATCGAAAAATTTAGTTTCTGATCAGGTGACTAAAGAGTATTCTGTATTCAAAGCAGAAATTTATGCTCCGCCATATTTGGTGAATAAAGAAGGAAACTATAAAGGCTATCCTTTCAGGTCTTGGAATGGAGACCAATTTACAGGAGGCTACAGTGACCATTTCCCGGCATTTGTTATTCTTCAGAAAGAACCATAA
- the rho gene encoding transcription termination factor Rho, giving the protein MFNIETLRSKSVTELTKILKDLGVKVARNSNENDKIFAVLDFQASNPKVAKDYFNTTETSMDTEEKVAEEVRPAAKKTAPKRAPKPKTEPKESPEILPKAEEKAVEKEIVPEEIKPEEIKAQPKQEAAASAQAKKKRQRVPAQANNSENPVQEKTEAPQKAEFKESAPVEERPNNPQSQAKPQKSHNHPQNNGNQHRNQNPNQNQNNHPNQNPNQNPNQNQNKHSERSEEHDSRKEFNFDGMVSIEGVLEILPDNYGFLRSSDFSYISSPDDVYVSTAQIRNYGLKTGDTVKGIVRLPKEGEKYFSLLKPTEVNGRDLAFIKDRVAFEYLTPLFPEEKFNLAGNNSTLSTRIVDLFAPIGKGQRAMIVAQPKTGKTMLLKDIANSIASNHPEVYMMVLLIDERPEEVTDMERSVNAEVIASTFDEAAEKHVKVANLVLAKAQRMVECGHDVVILLDSITRLARAYNTVTPASGKVLSGGVDANALHKPKRFFGAARKIENGGSLTIIATALIDTGSKMDEVIFEEFKGTGNMELQLDRKIANRRIYPAIDLISSSTRRDDLLLDEVTSQRMWIFRKYLSEMNPVEAMEFVNKNIKGTLNNEEFLMSMNK; this is encoded by the coding sequence ATGTTTAACATAGAAACGTTAAGGTCAAAATCCGTAACGGAATTGACTAAAATCTTAAAGGATTTGGGCGTTAAAGTTGCAAGAAACAGCAATGAGAATGACAAAATCTTTGCAGTTCTTGATTTTCAGGCTTCTAACCCTAAAGTTGCAAAAGATTATTTCAATACCACAGAAACCAGTATGGATACTGAAGAAAAAGTGGCAGAAGAAGTAAGACCTGCTGCAAAAAAAACAGCTCCGAAAAGAGCACCAAAACCTAAGACAGAACCAAAAGAATCTCCTGAAATACTTCCAAAAGCTGAAGAAAAAGCCGTTGAAAAGGAAATTGTTCCAGAGGAAATAAAGCCTGAAGAAATAAAGGCGCAGCCAAAACAAGAAGCAGCAGCTTCTGCTCAGGCTAAGAAAAAAAGACAAAGGGTTCCTGCTCAAGCAAATAATTCTGAGAATCCTGTTCAGGAAAAAACAGAAGCCCCTCAAAAAGCAGAATTTAAAGAATCTGCTCCGGTTGAAGAAAGACCAAATAATCCTCAATCCCAGGCTAAACCTCAAAAAAGCCACAACCATCCGCAAAACAACGGAAACCAGCACAGAAATCAGAATCCAAACCAAAACCAGAACAACCACCCGAACCAAAACCCGAATCAGAATCCAAATCAGAACCAAAACAAACATTCTGAAAGATCTGAAGAGCATGATTCTAGAAAAGAGTTCAATTTTGACGGAATGGTTAGTATTGAAGGTGTTTTAGAGATTTTACCAGATAATTACGGATTTTTACGTTCATCAGATTTCAGCTATATCTCTTCTCCGGATGATGTGTATGTTTCTACTGCACAGATTAGAAATTATGGATTAAAAACAGGTGATACAGTAAAGGGAATTGTAAGACTTCCAAAAGAAGGAGAGAAATATTTCTCACTTTTAAAGCCTACAGAAGTTAATGGACGTGATTTAGCATTCATTAAAGACCGTGTTGCCTTTGAATATTTAACGCCTTTGTTCCCGGAAGAGAAATTTAATCTTGCAGGAAACAACTCTACGCTGTCTACAAGGATTGTAGATCTTTTTGCGCCTATTGGAAAAGGACAGAGAGCCATGATTGTTGCACAGCCTAAGACAGGTAAGACAATGCTTCTTAAAGATATTGCCAACTCTATTGCATCCAATCATCCGGAAGTATATATGATGGTGCTTCTTATTGACGAACGTCCTGAAGAAGTTACCGATATGGAAAGAAGTGTAAATGCTGAAGTTATTGCGTCTACATTTGATGAAGCTGCGGAAAAACACGTAAAAGTAGCCAACCTTGTTTTAGCAAAAGCTCAAAGAATGGTTGAATGCGGACATGATGTGGTTATCTTACTAGATTCAATCACAAGATTAGCAAGAGCATACAATACAGTAACTCCCGCTTCTGGAAAGGTTCTTTCCGGTGGAGTAGATGCCAATGCGTTACATAAACCAAAAAGATTCTTTGGGGCGGCAAGAAAAATTGAAAATGGAGGTTCTTTAACGATTATTGCGACAGCTCTTATTGATACAGGTTCTAAAATGGATGAAGTTATTTTTGAAGAATTCAAAGGTACCGGAAACATGGAGCTTCAATTAGACAGAAAAATTGCTAACAGAAGAATTTATCCTGCTATCGATTTAATTTCTTCAAGTACCCGTAGAGATGATCTTCTTCTTGATGAGGTGACCTCTCAGAGAATGTGGATCTTCAGAAAATATCTTTCTGAAATGAATCCTGTGGAAGCAATGGAATTTGTAAATAAAAACATCAAAGGAACTTTAAATAATGAAGAATTCTTGATGTCTATGAATAAATAA
- a CDS encoding ABC transporter ATP-binding protein, with product MNEYKKILKFAKPHQKYIYGSLFFNILYSVFQIASLGTILPVLGMLFGTIKPEKYEKAPVYSGDIVDFFSYLKDYSNYYVQSLVSEYGSLNVLAWLCVITAFMFLLRNAFRYFGSFLLINYRVGVTKDLRGAMYRKILSLPVSFFTESRKGDLMSRMSNDVGEVEGNILGSLVDLINAPFMLISTLVTLFFLSPQMTLFSLLVLPVMGTMIALIGKSLKKDSHEAQNEMGTIFSIVDETLKSSKVIKIFNAEKIMDNRFMQSMHKWISSSISLGRKKELASPMSEFLGSITFLIIAWYGGKQIIVEHSISPADFLVFLGMFFQLLPPAKSLSTSISNVQKGEASLVRVLEILDADVKIEEVAEPVSISTLQNNIEFKDIGFYYDKDNLILKNFNLTIPKGKTVALVGQSGSGKTTIANLLARFYDVSEGEILIDNTNIKHLKLQEYRKLLGMVTQESVLFNDSVYNNILMGKPDATREEVIAAAKVANADTFITQLPNGYDTNIGDDGGKLSGGQKQRVSIARAVLKNPPIMILDEATSALDTESEKFVQDALEKMMENRTSLVIAHRLSTIQKADWIVVMEKGDVVEQGSHHELIAKRGVYHKLVELQNFD from the coding sequence ATGAACGAATATAAAAAAATACTAAAATTCGCGAAACCGCATCAGAAATACATCTATGGGAGTTTATTTTTCAACATCCTGTATTCTGTATTTCAAATAGCTTCCTTAGGAACTATCCTGCCGGTTTTGGGAATGCTTTTTGGCACTATCAAGCCCGAGAAATATGAAAAAGCTCCTGTTTATTCAGGCGACATCGTGGATTTCTTTTCTTACTTAAAAGACTATTCTAATTATTATGTACAGAGTTTAGTTTCAGAGTACGGTTCATTAAATGTACTTGCCTGGCTATGCGTAATTACCGCTTTTATGTTCCTTTTAAGAAATGCTTTCCGTTATTTTGGGTCTTTCCTATTAATTAATTACCGTGTAGGAGTTACCAAAGATCTTCGTGGAGCAATGTACCGTAAAATACTTTCTTTACCGGTTTCATTCTTTACAGAAAGCAGAAAAGGTGATCTTATGTCCCGTATGTCTAACGATGTAGGTGAAGTTGAGGGTAATATCTTGGGAAGTTTAGTAGACCTTATCAACGCTCCATTTATGTTGATCAGCACCCTGGTTACTTTATTTTTCTTAAGTCCACAGATGACCCTTTTCTCATTGCTGGTACTGCCTGTAATGGGAACAATGATCGCTTTGATCGGGAAAAGTTTGAAAAAAGATTCTCATGAAGCCCAAAACGAAATGGGAACTATATTTTCCATCGTAGACGAGACACTGAAGTCTTCAAAAGTTATTAAGATATTCAATGCCGAAAAAATAATGGATAATCGTTTTATGCAGTCTATGCATAAATGGATTTCAAGCTCAATAAGCTTAGGAAGAAAGAAAGAACTGGCATCACCAATGAGCGAGTTCTTAGGATCTATTACTTTTTTAATTATTGCATGGTATGGAGGAAAGCAGATTATTGTTGAACACAGTATTTCACCTGCTGATTTCTTAGTTTTTCTAGGAATGTTTTTCCAGCTGTTACCGCCGGCTAAGAGTTTATCAACCTCTATTTCTAATGTTCAAAAGGGGGAAGCATCTTTAGTAAGAGTATTGGAAATTCTGGATGCAGATGTAAAAATAGAAGAAGTAGCAGAACCCGTTTCAATTTCTACGCTTCAAAATAATATTGAATTTAAAGACATCGGATTCTATTATGATAAAGATAATTTAATTCTTAAAAACTTCAATTTAACCATTCCAAAAGGAAAAACCGTTGCTTTAGTAGGACAGAGCGGAAGTGGAAAAACAACAATTGCTAACCTTTTAGCAAGGTTTTATGATGTTTCTGAAGGTGAAATTTTAATTGACAACACTAACATTAAACACTTAAAATTACAAGAATATAGAAAGCTTTTAGGAATGGTAACCCAAGAATCTGTATTGTTCAATGATTCGGTTTACAATAATATATTGATGGGGAAACCTGACGCCACTAGAGAAGAAGTGATCGCAGCGGCTAAAGTTGCCAATGCTGACACCTTTATCACTCAGCTTCCAAACGGGTATGATACCAATATCGGTGATGACGGAGGAAAACTTTCAGGAGGTCAGAAACAAAGAGTTTCTATCGCACGAGCAGTACTCAAAAATCCGCCAATTATGATTTTAGATGAAGCTACTTCAGCTTTGGATACAGAATCTGAAAAATTTGTACAGGATGCCCTTGAAAAAATGATGGAAAACCGAACTTCACTGGTTATTGCCCACAGACTTTCAACTATTCAAAAAGCTGACTGGATTGTGGTAATGGAAAAAGGTGACGTCGTAGAACAAGGAAGCCATCATGAGCTTATAGCAAAAAGAGGTGTTTATCACAAACTTGTTGAGCTTCAGAATTTTGATTAA
- a CDS encoding T9SS type A sorting domain-containing protein: MKKIFLVVTLLLAVMKITAQSYEENYLKDEKIRLEKVKNTEVEIQNFIEQNINTFDFTEVISTVNTTNGETGQPLSSTEYQNSLNTAKIQKLRGIYFKNNPEKIGLYYAKVLQQCVNGGFEDNGGSTAGYSFASYDYPNNSWNSFTNYVFNISPTPTITPPHQYATLVDNTSPDPNIPSIPRVHSGKFAVRLNQSQLNVYSRNVTSMRRQFVVNENFISYSYALFFQKPTAGHESDTRYPYYQVRLINASNQVLFQRNVNTTAPIFTYNTSNNLLYSGWRCEQIDTSRFMGQFVTLEVTMSNCGNSGHIGYGYFDDFCGLPSDCSVPNYASINLAPQKVTSCPSLPLSVSGNFTTPIGAVFNGIELDVLEAGTGNVITTLPSPSASIIGNYFSFYVNYNDFYPSGINSNVFFNFRARLKYTLNGVQQTVTATNTNPPGPDVSFRGCTTPCFEEIYIVNPVTVSYNYQASGFIYGSSAINPNLIVDYRAGYGVNLLPGFYATGTDKGIFHAYIAPCEGTNTFSKVSSDRPSVKPLDAVPSDSEIKIYPNPASAYFKISTGNEKLISWEMYDLSGKLVLKGNAAEVNVQNILKGNYLLKMNLEKRTITKTIILK; the protein is encoded by the coding sequence ATGAAAAAAATATTCCTTGTTGTCACTCTGCTTCTCGCAGTAATGAAAATTACGGCACAAAGCTATGAGGAAAACTATTTAAAAGACGAGAAAATACGTCTTGAAAAAGTAAAAAACACAGAAGTTGAAATTCAAAATTTTATTGAACAGAACATCAACACTTTTGACTTTACAGAAGTAATAAGTACTGTAAATACCACTAATGGAGAAACTGGACAGCCTCTTTCTTCTACTGAATATCAAAATTCTCTCAACACGGCAAAAATTCAAAAACTAAGAGGGATATATTTTAAAAATAATCCAGAAAAGATTGGTTTATACTACGCTAAAGTTCTTCAGCAGTGCGTCAACGGCGGCTTTGAAGATAACGGCGGTTCTACAGCAGGATACTCTTTTGCATCTTACGACTATCCGAACAACAGCTGGAATAGTTTTACCAATTATGTTTTTAATATTTCACCTACTCCTACGATAACGCCGCCTCATCAGTATGCTACTTTAGTTGACAATACTTCACCGGATCCAAACATTCCAAGTATTCCAAGAGTTCATTCCGGAAAATTTGCAGTCAGGCTAAACCAGTCGCAGCTTAATGTTTATTCAAGAAATGTAACCTCAATGAGGAGACAATTTGTTGTTAACGAAAATTTTATTAGTTATTCTTATGCACTATTTTTTCAAAAGCCTACTGCCGGCCATGAATCTGACACGCGCTATCCTTATTATCAGGTTAGACTTATAAATGCAAGCAATCAGGTATTATTTCAAAGAAACGTCAATACAACAGCTCCTATTTTTACTTATAATACATCAAACAACCTGCTTTATTCAGGCTGGAGGTGTGAGCAGATTGACACATCAAGATTTATGGGGCAGTTTGTAACTTTAGAAGTAACAATGTCAAACTGCGGAAACAGCGGACATATCGGATATGGCTATTTTGATGATTTCTGCGGTTTACCATCAGACTGCAGTGTTCCTAATTACGCTTCCATCAACTTAGCTCCGCAAAAAGTAACATCCTGCCCAAGCCTGCCGTTGAGTGTCAGCGGTAATTTCACAACTCCTATAGGCGCAGTATTTAACGGCATTGAACTGGACGTTCTGGAAGCAGGAACTGGAAATGTTATCACCACTCTGCCCTCTCCGTCAGCAAGCATCATCGGAAATTATTTTTCTTTTTATGTAAACTATAATGATTTCTATCCTTCAGGCATAAATTCCAATGTATTTTTTAATTTCAGAGCCAGATTAAAATACACATTGAATGGGGTACAGCAAACCGTTACGGCCACTAATACAAATCCTCCAGGACCCGATGTTTCTTTCAGAGGCTGTACTACCCCGTGTTTTGAAGAAATTTATATCGTAAATCCTGTTACTGTTTCCTATAATTATCAGGCAAGCGGCTTTATCTATGGAAGTTCCGCGATCAATCCTAACCTTATTGTAGATTATAGAGCCGGTTATGGGGTAAACTTATTACCTGGATTTTATGCAACCGGTACAGACAAAGGTATATTCCATGCTTACATTGCTCCTTGCGAAGGAACCAATACCTTTTCAAAGGTTTCTTCTGACAGGCCTTCAGTAAAACCATTAGATGCAGTTCCTTCTGATTCGGAAATAAAAATCTATCCCAACCCTGCCTCTGCTTATTTCAAAATAAGTACAGGAAACGAAAAACTAATTTCGTGGGAAATGTATGATCTATCTGGAAAATTGGTCTTAAAAGGAAACGCTGCAGAAGTAAATGTTCAAAATATTTTAAAAGGAAATTATCTGTTAAAGATGAACCTCGAAAAAAGAACAATTACCAAGACGATTATTCTAAAATAA
- a CDS encoding superoxide dismutase, whose product MSFELPKLAYAYDALEPTIDAKTMEIHYTKHHQAYIDNLNKAIEGTELAGKTIEEICKTGTDKPAVRNNGGGHFNHSLFWEILTPGGSKEPVGNVKAAIENYGGLEKFKTDFSEAAKTRFGSGWAWLIKNADGSVAVSSTPNQDNPLMPVADVKGTPVLGLDVWEHAYYLNYQNRRPDYVSAFFSVVNWDKVEELFNK is encoded by the coding sequence ATGTCATTTGAATTACCAAAACTAGCATATGCTTACGATGCATTAGAGCCTACTATTGATGCAAAAACTATGGAGATCCATTATACTAAGCATCACCAGGCTTATATCGATAACTTAAACAAAGCAATTGAAGGCACAGAACTAGCTGGAAAAACAATTGAAGAAATCTGTAAGACAGGAACTGATAAACCAGCAGTAAGAAATAATGGAGGAGGTCATTTTAACCATTCATTATTCTGGGAGATTTTAACTCCAGGAGGAAGCAAAGAGCCTGTAGGGAATGTAAAAGCTGCTATTGAAAACTATGGTGGTCTAGAAAAATTCAAAACTGATTTTTCAGAAGCTGCTAAAACAAGATTCGGTTCTGGATGGGCTTGGTTAATTAAAAACGCAGACGGTTCTGTAGCGGTTTCTTCTACACCAAACCAAGATAACCCATTAATGCCTGTTGCAGACGTTAAAGGTACTCCGGTGTTAGGATTAGATGTTTGGGAACATGCTTATTATTTAAACTATCAGAACAGAAGACCTGATTATGTATCTGCATTCTTTTCTGTGGTAAACTGGGATAAAGTTGAAGAATTATTTAATAAATAA